Sequence from the Castanea sativa cultivar Marrone di Chiusa Pesio chromosome 12, ASM4071231v1 genome:
TGCCTATGCAAAATGGCATAAGAGCTGAATTTTGCCTAGTCAATTCCAAAAGTCACCTACATCAGCTTATGCATCTATTGTGCAAAATGCATTTTCGCTATAGTGCTGATGCAAATATACACAAGCATTGTTGTTgttcattttagtttttatcaTTTCTGTGCATTTCTCAATGATGAAAAAAGAGAGTAGATGGTAGTTTTgttgttgtcacaatatttCTGTAACTGCTGAGCTGTGAGTAACTTGTAGatcaaaatatattaaaagaaaacaataaaatatcataccatGAGCCACTGCAACTTAACATATTGTGAAAAcgtgacattttgttgttatcacaatattttcacatcTGCTAAGAAGTTCATTATGGatcaaagtaaaataaattaaaaaattattagactAGGGCGTatcacaactgaaaataaacgTATTGTGAAAACGTTGAGACATtttgttgtcaaaattttttcacaactacTCAAGTATAAGTTccttataagtcaaaataaaatagtaaattaccaTATCAAGACtcaccacaactaaaaataaagttattgtgaaaatattgtaatattttgttatGTACCTAAACTTTTTGGTTTGGTCAATTTTGGTGAGCCAAAATTCAGTATTTCATGCATAGTTTTCTTAggttgtcttttgtttttttgttttttttacacACCGACAtagttttactaaaaaaaaaatcctctttaTTCCTTTATGTTTTGGTTAGTTCACAATTTATTCCCTAAACTTTAACCAAGCAAATTCTCCCTTTATATTTTGGAAACAAGTGAATATCTCCTATTGTTACTCTCTCAATTAAATCTTAATAGAATCTTATGCTACCCATTGTGCAACATCTAAACTACTACTACTAAATTAtaatatcccaaaaatttccttcatgtttttttttaatgtgttagTCATGTTTGGAAAGTTGTAATAGTAATATAAAATGTTCTATTTGTTACCTAAAGAATACTAATTTagtatgttttaacttttaatcttgtaaacttataattttatataattcgATGACACATATGTCTTTTGTtatcttgttctttttatttaaaaaaaacatagatatattttcttactttaaagggtttttattaaaaactaaataagctaAACATTATAGCTAGACACATAAAATGTAATATGATAAAGAATGAAGTATGAATAAAAATCTCCATTGTGGATGGATGTAGGTATTTGTTGAAGAGAATCAATTGCATATGGTCTTAttcattacaaaaatttaaatattatgataaTATGTCTTAGCAAAACTTAGTAGcttattgttggaagatgatatttgttgttgttgttgttattattattattattattatcattcttagaATCTTTTTAGTGAGTGGATATTGCATTTAGCAAATAGGTTTTAAGAaactattatagtaaaatagatatttatacGTTAAATAGCTACGTTAAGTTTATATGTaatcaaaattcttatatgaATGATATTAGCATTATATGACATACATTTTTTAGTAAATGGTTTTGTACTTCTTCAAATAGAAACTCTATTTTAAACTTCTCACCCAAGGGGCAGCACGTGTGAATCAAATTAGTCTTCCAAAAAAATACATGGTCTCAACCtgagttaattttttatagttCAAAAGGTTGAATTTCGTTTCCCTTTTCATTTTCTAGTTTCcacattaattttaagaaaatgttaaatgtattacaaatttaattacataaaatttacaaactaatgtgatAATGAATCTAATTTATCAAATTCAACCACCTATTAAatgaatatttgattttttttttttttttgaaattagtGAAATAGTAGTTTGTAAACTCTATATAGTAAAAAGGTCATATTAACAAATACCCTTAGGATAAtgattaacaatccattttaaaaaagttttgacactatttttataagaaatggaaaaaactatcaaagtaataattgttttttttttttttctcataaaaactttttttaaatgaattattaatcatTACCTTAAGAGCACATGTTAGTATTTCTCATAGTAAAATTGTAGCATCTCTAACATGACTCTTAgttttaatgttaaaaaaaaattttgagtggGCAGGTTAGGAAGCTGGAGATGTTGATATCGGTGCTAATATTGGTAATGGCTGCATGTTTCTTTGGGGAAATGAATTACGTGAAGCCTCCAGCTGCTAATGTGATAAAGGGATTGTTTGTACCCAAGCTCAGTGGCCAAGGAGCCATTGGAAATGCCTTAGCCCTTTTGGGTTCCGTTATCATGCCGTACATGATTTACTGCTTCATTAAATATCCTTGCTCATTATTTCATAactatttcttttctattttctaattgTTTGTGTGTTAATATTATTCATTCCATTTCTTTCTCATCAATAGGCACAATCTCTTTCTCCACTCGGCTCTTGTGCTATCCAGAAAAGTACCACGTTCTGTCACTGCCATCAACGTAAGAAACTAGTGCTTTCATGCATATTCCCAGCCATTAAGACTTAATGAAAATGTTAAAGCTACTTGCACTTTCACTGcaaaaagtttataaatttatgtgatAATAAATGTGATCGATCCCACGTTAACAacgaaataaataaatttattagatGTTTTTTCATGGCGTGTTTAAAGGTTGACATAGCAATCTGTATAGTTGTGCTTGTATTATTATGGGGAAGCTTTGCCTAACTACGAAAAAACGAAAACAACACCTCATGTAAAACCAAAAACTACACCATATTAagtcaaaaaaatagaaaaagaaactgACACATAATAAAAAGAGTAATGTaatgtcaaaatattttcacaacatattTTATGTGACAAACTAATATtggtgaattaaaaaataatgtcagTGATGGGTCTAAATTACAACTAGTAACAgtttttcaccaaaaaatttgttgtgaaaatgttatagacataACATTactacatgcaaaaaaaaaaaaaaaagagaacaaaatgctccctcacatgaaaaaaaaagttaaaaaacatATCACCTTTTGCTTCCCAGGTGacaattgttggaaaaaaagttatatatatcataaacaaaaattcacaacaatctcacaatattttcaaattaatttataatttcacACATGGGCCGATTATAATATGTACCCACTATAAtctgtattttaattttttttttaatagccaTTTATGAAATGATAGTCTAATTTGAGAATGTTgtgaatttgttgtgaaaacaatttttgttgGATCCCACCTTTCATTATTCTCTCATTCACAACAACTTttacttatcttttttttttggggggggagaggggggggggggagctcAAAGCATTTTAATTAGAAAGTCACATATTTTAcacaaaatcatattttataaaattacataatATCTTTGTAGGTTACTAAAACCTTAAAGCCACCATTATCCTTTTTCTCTTCCATCTTTTAGgtttttcaaagtttaaaattcgGTTGTTTTCTATAACCCCAAAttgatgtatgttttattttgCATGTATATTGCTATACTATATATGAACActtttagatttatttattttaaggaatcaaattagattttaaattttatatatttagactAATCTCCTAGTTTGATTGTTAGAAACtattaattgattatttttgtttctttattttaacgatatataatatatacttgtacttttacatttatattagaCTTTGTATGATAATTACATTAGTTTagcattgtttatttatttttttgttaatattgattaactttttagattatttttgcttttgattttgtcACCCGAAATCCTGGTTCTACCACCGATTATCACTCttaagaaaaagacaaaaaaaattataaaaaagtgctttaataattacataaatttggATGCCATATTTATTATGGTtggagaaattttaaaaaaaaaaatagtactcaTAAACCATATAAACATAGTTTataaaactataatttatttaattgtagAAGGGACAGATAATGTCTTTATTCTAAAACAATTGCTTTTTGCTAATTTGTCAAATGCTTGTGTCTGCCTCATTTTGTAATACTGCAGGATGcatgtcaattttatttgatagaGAGTGGATTCGCATTGGTTGTCGCATTTTTAATCAATATTGCAATAATCTCTGTATCGGGTACCATTTGCTCAGCCAACAATATGTCAGATGATATTGCAAATCAATGCAATAATCTTAACCTTGGCTCGGCCCCTTTCCTTCTAAAGgttcaaatttatatatgaagttattaaatattaaaataatggttagatgataaaatttatcattttttttcaattgaagcTTTTGGGGTAAATAATAGTATACCAAAATGAATCCAAGTAAATGTATAAGCACAAAGTCTAACAAAagctttttaaaattgttttatgtGTGTAGAATGTGTTGGGTCGGTCAAGCTCAATCATATATGGCATTGCATTACTAGCCTCAGGGCAAAGCTCCAGCATTACAAGCACTTATTCAGGGCAAATCATCATGCAGGTcttgaaaatatgtgtgtgtgtgtgtgtgtgtgtgtgtgtgtgtgtgtgtatatatatatatataacgcacaagtatatatacatacataatgTGATACTACcctgattaattaatttaaggatGGTGTGACATTTTTAGGGTTTCTTGGACTTTAAGATGAGAAAATGGATTAGAAACTTGATGACAAGGTGCATTGCCATTGCACCTAGTCTTATTGTTTCCATTATTGCAGGATCTAAAGGTGCAGCCAAACTTATCATCATCTCAACGGTTTGTAACTTGTGAACTAtgtctttttttaatgttgataGCTATATTCAAACATATATAGGataaaaatttaatgggttttgcaGATGGTACTTGCATTTGAGGTTCCATTTGCTCTAATCCCTCTCCTTAAATTCAGTAACAGTAACCCCAAGATGGGACCACACAAGAATTCAATCTATGTAAGTTGTTTTTGTACTTCTGTTCTTTTAAATGAGGTCAGCTAGTACAGTAAGCCTTGAATTCAATTGACTAGGGCGATAGACTGGTTTTATAAAGCCTATAAATGAAATTCATACATATAAGTCTACGACATTAGATATTATAtcttaaattcaaaaattaaattcgaTCATAGGACTACATTACTTAATATAGCATAAACAGTATTCCTTTCTTTTAAcgaaaattaaattcaactatatAGCTTATTAATCGATACAATCAcgtgattgaatttaattgaaaaaactaattttttttttattaactaagCATCAGACAATTATGCTTGTAGATTATGGTGATCTCGTGGACCCTAAGCGTGGCATTGACTGGTTTTAACATGTACTACCTGATTACAGCCTTTGTGGGTTGGCTAATTCACAACAAATTACCCAAGATTGCAAATGTGTTCGTTGGGATCATAGTGTTTCCCCTAATGCTTATTTACGTTTTAGCAATCTTATACCTTACCTTTCGAAAAGACACTGTCGTAACATTTACTGAGCCCATAACGCATGACCAACCAATGGCCCAAAACAACATGGAACACGGGCTTAGCAATTCTTATGAGGTGATCGAGGCTGATCACATTCCTTACACACAGGATTTGGTTGATATCCCACTACCAGAGTAAGGGGTTTTTCTACATCAAATTCAAATGCAACAAGTGCCAAGGTGTTTTGTTAGTGGGAGGGAGCTCCCAAGTTAAATGTGACATGTACTTTCTTCAACTTCCTCTAAGGCTTTCTTCCTATGTAAGTGTAATTGAACTGCCTATGGTAGTTTGCACTGCACctttataaatttatgttaaaCTTCTAAGTTTGTCATTAATATGATAATTATTGTAACGACATTAAACTTTTCATAATAGCTATTTAGTCTcatttatatctatataatatctaaaaactaaagcgtaagatttattatttttatgctcCTGTTAAGCCACATCACCATTGCATTTAGGCCCATTCGATCCACTGCAATCCATTTCAGTCTATTCAATCCACTTCAGTTcatttcggtccactttggtcacTACGGTCCATTCAATACCATTTCTCTCTCAGAATAGAAGAGACTAGAGAGTGTCTCTGTAAATTATAAAATCCAGCTGTAGGGTTAAGAATTGACCTTAAATCAATTAACCAGTTACCCAAgtgccaagttaattaattgatccaaattacatgcaaatccaATTAAGGCACAATCAAATCACCAAACTAAATTAACTAACTGCAAGATAAAAATAGAGACCAAATTTACTGCTAAAAaaagatagggaccaaattgactataTAACCCCAAAATATATGAACCAAAATAgtactccttttttttatacaagatagaatttctactctagtctaatttaagtgtatatgtgtgtgcaGCTTCTTCTTATAGACTTGAATCCCGatccttgccccccacaccccaccccacaagtacttatacttgtgaaatgaccattgcaccaagggtACGAGGTGGTGAACCAAAATAGTACTTTTACTTATAATGTTGATAAGgttaaattattatttcaaactttttttcttttaatactagatagaattctactctagcctaatctaagtgtatatatgtgtaaaactctctcctggagacttgaaccccgacccttaccccccacatcccacaagcacttatactggtttgaaattattatttcaaaCCTTCAATATAAATGAACAACACAATAATCAATGatgtcaatttaatccctaaaattttataaatgattCAAAGTTTCTTTTGTCCCTATATGTGCCAAAATTAATTGCTAAATCAAACAAACCATGCCTCATCTAAACTGCATGATTTGTTTCTAAAATGGAAGGACAGAGTTGACACTAAAGTTTTAAACTGTTTCGCAACTTCAAGAACAAaattaacttcttcttttttgagggGGAAGAACAAAATTAACTTAATACTTCAAGAGTGCAATGGAAATATAACTCCCAACACAATTTACCAACTAAATTTATATTTGtccaatcaataaaataaaaaatcatgtcCGGTTTCATAATTAGCCTCTAGAACAACCAAACCAACGTCGTTAGTCATGCAAAAAAGGAAAACCACCCCACACTGCGTTGCGTGCACCATGGGCACAGACCGTGTGAAACACATTGCATTCAGTTGTTAGTTATGATAACCGTTCTACATTTTATGCAAGAGACATATAAATCTTTCCTCTCATAAAACATTGTATTCTGTTGTTAGTTATGATAACCATTCTACATTTTATGCAAGAGACATATACATCTTTCCTCTCATAACGTGCAATTTCTAAACAAAACAACATGAAAGAATATACTTTTTAAATTCAAGGATGAGCCAACCAAATCTATTCCGAACACTAATTTCATAGTATAATTTGCTTTGGGAGAAACTAATTCCTATTTTTGACAGTATACAATTACAAGACCTACAATATCTGCCCCATCTAATTTCTGTTTAAATCAAAAATAGTCAAATGTGAGGCAGATTTCTTGGCTGATCCATTTAACCTTTTTCTGCCCTTTCCGTTTCCAATGCAGAAATGAATCACCAAAAGGAATTGAATCATAAAATTGAGAACTCATATAATGTTCTCTTTTCTAACCTAAACTAGAGCTAGTACCAGATACAGGTCGAAGCATTGGTTGATTGAGAGTAGGCTGTACATTCCCTGAAGAGTTGAACATGACATTTGAAGTAGGTGACTGCTGTATTGCTGACATGGGCAACCTTGGCCCCATTCCAAACATTTGCTGCCGCGGCATAAATGGCATGTGGGGATGGACTGGTTGATTGTTAGTATATCCCGGAATGCTTGGCTGTGAAGGTGAAGCTGATATAATTTGTTGCCTATTGTTGCTGGTATTATTGTTAACCATGGAAGGACCAACACCTGGTAGAATCATTGGTGAAGTGGCCCCAGCAGATCCAAATCGAGCTGATATCATGCGGGCCCTCTCAGCGGCAATCCTCTGTCTTGTCCTCTCAACTTGTTCGCATTCTTTCATCAAAAAAGTTTCCACTTCAGCAAATTGCTTCAGCTTCAGCTCCAATCTTTTCAACTGTCAAGTAAATTTCATAGCACAGAAATGGTATTGGGAAGTTTTAGTTTTCTTTCAATGAGGGGATCATATTTCACAAAGAAATTTTCCACTTCAATTAAAGTAACTGCTTAAAGACAGACAACATTttgtaaataagaaaatattaggGGAAACTATAACAGGCAGTGAAGAGACACAATACAACCAAAAAGGTGATTTATTAATGGCAACATCATGATTGTCATCTCCTGATAGGccttttaattctaaaaaaaaaaaatccagcttTTCTAGGGCCTGATTGTAGCACATTATACAGCTAACGAAAATCAGTAAGCTCATAGGTGTCCAAAACAGCAGTTTCACCAACAAAGTGATATAAAAGAGAGTTTCATTAAGAGGGTGACCGTGATTTTCTGAAGGAACGTGTAAACCTATCACGTCTTGCAGAGCAACATATATAGAAGTTCAAGATTCAACAACTGATGGCTATGCCCACAAATAATAGTAGTGTTTCCATTTAACCAAGTTGAGGAAAACATAAAGAATACATAATGGGATTAGAAGCACAATGGACTTATTTGGCATCTTAGGAAAGACACAACTCATAATAGTCAAATGGCATCCAAATGCCCTATAGATACAAATCAACATAGCCTAGTCCAATTACTTGGGGTCGGCCAAATCCTCTATGAAACTACAAATTAATGAATTGAGGATGGAAATTGGGGCCCAGCTAGACAATAAATTAAAAGGCATGCCCCCTTGTTGGGTCTCACATCCAAGGTTCTTTTCGACCCATCAAAACCAGTTAAAGTTAAAAACAATGCACAGTAGATGAATTAAAGAAATCATCCAAGGggaatacaaaagaaaattaataaccATCAAAAGTGAAAGAAAGGTAAGGAAAATAGACCAGACTGAGATAAGTTCAAACCCTGATATAGGCAGAGAAaccaatattattttaaaattttcagtggcaattttttaattttctgatttttagaCATGGGTCCTTTGGGTCTAATTTAGGGATGGCAAAACTTCCCTTGCCTTACCCTGCTTTGCCCCACGCTTCCCTCCCTGCCCTGGAGAGGCTACAGGGCAAGGATGGGTTTTGCTCACCCCACCCTGCCCCGAATgcgtgtgtctatatatatatatatatagacacaaacACACGCACGcacgcacacgcacacatatatataatttaataatttgtatgCATATgctatttataatttatttatttttataaatattttatcacaTCTCTCAAACACTTGTTTTCTCCCTCTGTTAGCACTCTTATGACCGCCAGTCCCCTTACTCTTAAATTTTCTACCTCATTAATGTTGAAGGCAGCTCATTATTTAAtagttatccaaaaaataatagttGAAGTCACCTCATTAGGGATAGAAAAATACCTCCAACCTGCCATACCCTGCTCCCATCCTGTGCATATTTTCCCCGCTCCAAAGAGGGAACAGGGGCACTCCTAATATAACCCCTCCCCCTCACCCCAATTTGCCGTCCCAAGTCTTATTTTGGGGCTTTGCTGGGTTTTATTTCTTAGTTtagttatatacttatatagttTGGGGTTAGTTATCAAAGTGGAGCCCTACTAAGGTTAGGTatactttatctatttatatGGATGTAAAGCTTTCTATTCAATAGAAGAGATGAAGAATAAGTTTCTAAATTTTCAGAAACTATGAAGTTTTGTTTGAGGTTTGTTTGAGATAACCTTCTCCAAGGTGTGATGCTTAGAAGTTTATTGTTATACTTTTCcgtaccttttttttatataattaataaacttcattgaaaaatactaaagaaaAATACAGAGAAAAGCAAAGCACACAGGCAGTGTGCTAagaggcacaaaaaaaaaaaataataacaaatcaaatacaaagAAAGTACAAAAACCAAGCATATCAGGCAGagagttaaaaagtaaaaacacccAAAGCATTTGCCTAGTCAAACAAGGTCGGTAACAAGATAAGTTTCAACTCAGGAATCAATTTTTCACATAAGACAAGACAATGAGGGATCATACTCCAAAGCACGTTCTGTGTCTGTTCAACTTGCCTAACCAACTTGCTAAGAGATCCACAACACCACGTGGCATTACCCAATAAACCCCAAATAGTGATCACACCATATTCCACAACTCTTGGGCTCCTGGGCAATGTAGGAATAGGTGATCAGTAGTCTCCCCATTTTTCTTACACGTACAACACCAATTCACCGTAACCACTTTCTACCTCCGTAAATTATGAATGGTCAAAAATTCTCCCCACACCACTTTCCTTAGAAACTAACCTTTGTCAGCTCATTTGGTTTCCA
This genomic interval carries:
- the LOC142620897 gene encoding metal transporter Nramp6.2-like, with the translated sequence MRIQQQQVTEVVPSLTWGGDSHRVAAINLEESPDNSDKHDHKDSQKPRWRKFLSYVGPGFLVSMAYIDPGSLETDLQTGANYTFEQLWVLLIGFTFVLIIQSLAANLGVSTGKHLSELCKLEYPKYVKYCLWLHAEFAVISADIPEVVGTAFALNILFHIPVWTGVLITGLNTLLLLGLQRYGVRKLEMLISVLILVMAACFFGEMNYVKPPAANVIKGLFVPKLSGQGAIGNALALLGSVIMPHNLFLHSALVLSRKVPRSVTAINDACQFYLIESGFALVVAFLINIAIISVSGTICSANNMSDDIANQCNNLNLGSAPFLLKNVLGRSSSIIYGIALLASGQSSSITSTYSGQIIMQGFLDFKMRKWIRNLMTRCIAIAPSLIVSIIAGSKGAAKLIIISTMVLAFEVPFALIPLLKFSNSNPKMGPHKNSIYIMVISWTLSVALTGFNMYYLITAFVGWLIHNKLPKIANVFVGIIVFPLMLIYVLAILYLTFRKDTVVTFTEPITHDQPMAQNNMEHGLSNSYEVIEADHIPYTQDLVDIPLPE